A stretch of Imperialibacter roseus DNA encodes these proteins:
- the panB gene encoding 3-methyl-2-oxobutanoate hydroxymethyltransferase, with product MPSARSTNLKKITTHQLQEMKNRGEKIAMLTAYDYSMAKILDGSGIDVILVGDSASNVMAGNDTTLPITLDQMIYHATSVVRAVVRALVIVDIPFGSYQGNSTEALRSAIRIMKESGGHGVKMEGGSEIKESIVRVLSAGVPVMGHLGLTPQSIFKFGTYTVRAREEAEAQKLIEDAKLLEETGCFAIVLEKIPAKLAKKVAEAVSIPIIGIGAGPDVDGQVLVVHDMLGITKEFQPRFLRRYADLDSVMTSAVENYIDDVKKNDFPTQEESY from the coding sequence ATGCCATCAGCCCGTTCCACGAATCTCAAGAAGATAACCACCCATCAGCTTCAGGAAATGAAGAACAGGGGGGAGAAAATAGCCATGCTTACCGCCTATGACTATTCCATGGCCAAAATATTGGACGGCTCAGGGATAGACGTCATTCTTGTTGGAGATTCTGCTTCCAATGTCATGGCGGGCAACGACACCACCTTGCCGATTACACTGGATCAGATGATTTATCATGCCACAAGCGTGGTTCGGGCGGTGGTTCGGGCATTGGTCATTGTCGACATTCCGTTTGGTTCCTATCAGGGCAATTCGACTGAAGCGCTGCGATCGGCGATCAGGATCATGAAGGAGTCGGGGGGCCACGGCGTAAAGATGGAAGGGGGTAGCGAGATCAAGGAAAGCATTGTGAGGGTGCTGAGCGCAGGCGTGCCGGTGATGGGGCACCTGGGTCTAACGCCTCAGTCTATTTTTAAATTTGGCACTTATACCGTTAGGGCCAGGGAAGAAGCCGAAGCACAAAAGCTTATCGAAGATGCTAAGCTGCTGGAAGAAACAGGCTGCTTTGCCATAGTGCTTGAGAAAATCCCGGCCAAACTTGCTAAAAAGGTAGCCGAGGCTGTGAGCATACCCATCATAGGCATAGGCGCCGGGCCTGATGTGGACGGTCAGGTGCTTGTTGTGCACGATATGCTGGGCATCACCAAGGAATTTCAGCCAAGGTTCTTGCGCCGCTATGCCGACCTCGACAGCGTAATGACCTCTGCTGTCGAGAACTACATTGACGATGTGAAAAAGAACGACTTCCCCACGCAGGAGGAGAGTTATTAA
- a CDS encoding LemA family protein — protein MIFYIIMGVAAALFLYTISVYNRLVKNKNMAEEAWSGIDVQLKKRYDLIPALVNTVKGYASHEKETLENVIKWRNMGVAANTVKDQENAEVGLSAVLGRLIALSENYPDLKANANFQDLQKQLSEIENAIQLSRRYYNGVVRDLNIMIESFPSNLVASSFAFSKRDYFELDKAQREAPEVKF, from the coding sequence ATGATTTTTTACATCATCATGGGGGTAGCTGCCGCCCTCTTCCTCTACACCATCAGCGTTTATAATCGGCTAGTTAAGAACAAAAACATGGCCGAAGAGGCCTGGAGCGGCATCGATGTGCAGCTTAAAAAGCGGTACGACCTGATTCCTGCACTCGTAAATACCGTGAAAGGCTATGCCAGTCATGAAAAAGAAACCTTAGAAAACGTGATCAAGTGGCGCAACATGGGTGTCGCTGCCAACACAGTGAAGGACCAGGAAAATGCGGAAGTGGGATTAAGTGCCGTTCTTGGCCGTTTGATTGCCTTGTCCGAAAACTACCCTGACCTGAAAGCCAATGCCAATTTTCAAGACCTTCAAAAGCAGCTTTCCGAGATCGAAAATGCCATTCAATTGTCACGGAGATACTACAACGGGGTAGTCCGTGATCTCAACATCATGATTGAATCGTTTCCGAGCAATCTGGTTGCCTCATCTTTTGCGTTCAGCAAGCGGGATTACTTTGAACTCGACAAAGCCCAGCGGGAAGCCCCTGAAGTAAAATTCTGA